Proteins encoded in a region of the Sulfitobacter sp. OXR-159 genome:
- a CDS encoding ParA family protein, which yields MTYIIGMVSQKGGVGKSTLARMMAREFVAGGLTTKIADLDTQQQTCTHWAGRRAEAGVTPELQVQSFATVKTALAEAPRFDALILDGKPNASDQTAEIAEAADLVVIPTGQTVDDLHPGVVLAHALRKKGVSSEKIAFAMFKTTGSERENAAARQYLTEAGYMVLDGDVGVSTAYGSASDAGKAITETSFRTLNQRASKLAQSMIDKMVELQERQVA from the coding sequence ATGACTTACATTATCGGGATGGTGTCCCAGAAAGGCGGTGTGGGGAAGTCCACCCTCGCGCGCATGATGGCGAGAGAATTCGTCGCCGGTGGCCTTACCACTAAGATAGCAGACCTCGACACACAGCAGCAAACATGCACCCATTGGGCAGGACGCCGCGCCGAAGCCGGCGTCACTCCTGAACTTCAGGTGCAGAGTTTTGCCACGGTAAAGACCGCCCTTGCCGAAGCGCCGCGCTTCGATGCGTTGATCCTTGATGGTAAGCCGAACGCGTCGGATCAAACCGCTGAGATTGCAGAGGCGGCTGACCTCGTCGTGATTCCAACAGGGCAAACAGTTGACGATCTGCATCCTGGCGTCGTGCTGGCGCATGCATTGCGCAAAAAAGGCGTCTCATCTGAGAAGATCGCCTTTGCCATGTTTAAGACCACGGGAAGCGAGCGCGAGAATGCCGCCGCACGGCAGTATCTTACTGAAGCAGGCTATATGGTACTTGACGGGGACGTAGGTGTCTCAACGGCATATGGATCAGCCTCGGACGCGGGTAAGGCCATTACGGAAACCTCATTTCGCACCTTGAACCAGCGGGCCTCTAAGCTGGCGCAGAGCATGATCGACAAGATGGTCGAACTTCAAGAAAGGCAGGTGGCGTAA
- a CDS encoding replication initiator protein A, whose product MSNESAVLPARSPLLPDRHPQRDLFVCDILDAVPKADMASMENPVFSLSTKPDMRTRRYERGENWIQIAPSRQGLATVHDRDILIYCISQCIGALNEGRKVSRHVRFKAHDLLVATNRQTSGRGYELLRDALRRLKGTEIETSIRQGGKEHLSAFGLISAFEIVRETRDGRMLDVEITLADWVFDAIENNNVLTLNRQYFFLRKPLERRLYEIARKHCGAQPVWKIGLELLRDKCGSSSRVKEFRRLLGKIIDDDGQHDHMPDYTFTMAEDIVIVRPKKSTRQNGVPLQLSSLCLAPDTHEGARRLAPGWDIHYLEEEWRAWVLKKVISVKNPDKHFLAFCKRRGAHKR is encoded by the coding sequence ATGTCGAATGAAAGCGCTGTACTTCCTGCCCGTTCGCCGCTCCTGCCGGACCGACATCCGCAGCGAGATCTGTTCGTTTGCGATATCTTGGATGCCGTGCCAAAGGCTGACATGGCGTCTATGGAAAACCCTGTATTCTCGCTCTCGACCAAGCCTGATATGCGCACCCGCCGCTATGAGCGTGGCGAGAACTGGATTCAGATTGCGCCGTCCCGACAGGGGCTCGCAACCGTGCATGATCGGGACATTCTGATTTACTGTATTAGCCAATGTATCGGGGCGCTCAATGAAGGCCGAAAGGTCAGCCGCCATGTGCGATTCAAGGCGCATGACTTGCTGGTTGCGACCAACCGTCAGACTTCGGGGCGTGGTTACGAGCTCCTACGCGATGCCTTGCGCCGCCTAAAAGGCACCGAAATCGAGACGAGTATCCGCCAAGGCGGCAAAGAACACTTAAGTGCTTTCGGGCTCATCAGCGCCTTTGAAATTGTCCGTGAGACACGCGATGGACGCATGCTTGATGTCGAGATCACACTTGCTGATTGGGTATTCGACGCCATCGAAAACAACAATGTTCTGACCCTCAACAGGCAGTATTTCTTCCTGCGAAAGCCCTTGGAGCGACGCCTTTATGAAATCGCGCGTAAGCATTGCGGGGCGCAACCCGTGTGGAAGATCGGCCTTGAGCTCTTGCGCGACAAATGCGGGTCGAGCTCAAGGGTGAAGGAATTTCGTCGATTACTCGGCAAGATCATCGACGATGATGGTCAGCATGATCACATGCCTGACTATACCTTCACGATGGCAGAAGACATTGTGATTGTTCGACCGAAGAAGTCAACACGCCAGAATGGCGTGCCCTTGCAGCTCTCGTCCTTGTGCCTTGCGCCCGACACGCATGAAGGTGCGCGCCGCCTCGCCCCTGGGTGGGACATCCACTACCTCGAAGAGGAATGGCGCGCGTGGGTCCTCAAAAAAGTGATTTCAGTTAAAAATCCCGACAAGCACTTCCTTGCCTTCTGCAAAAGGCGCGGCGCGCACAAGCGCTAA
- a CDS encoding nucleotidyl transferase AbiEii/AbiGii toxin family protein, whose protein sequence is MSDADPHVQDSKFDIVDVDVRAWVEAARANPSLYRDRQVTEIVLGAIGLAPSLSKTLVLKGGAVMALAFKSNRVTGDVDFTSMAEPADLMEKITTELNELLPQTAIKLGYLDLLCQVQSVKKIPRAENFEDHDFPALRVRIGSAKRGTGEEARLADGKASRVLDVEISFRDQVYAFQELNLHGAGVAVRAFTIHELIAEKFRALLQQPVRKRNRRQDVYDIAFLIGEHDFSGADKTAILTTLIEKCRSRDTATFITYKSAYFRNDQTRGSGDP, encoded by the coding sequence ATGTCTGATGCCGACCCCCATGTTCAAGATAGCAAATTCGACATTGTCGATGTCGATGTCCGTGCATGGGTCGAAGCCGCCCGCGCGAACCCGTCACTCTATAGAGATCGTCAGGTTACCGAGATTGTCCTAGGGGCAATCGGGTTGGCTCCGTCACTCTCGAAAACGCTCGTCTTGAAGGGCGGGGCGGTCATGGCACTGGCTTTCAAAAGCAACCGGGTCACCGGGGATGTGGATTTCACGTCGATGGCAGAACCTGCCGACCTGATGGAAAAGATCACCACCGAGCTGAACGAGCTTCTGCCGCAAACAGCAATCAAGCTTGGCTATCTCGATCTTCTCTGCCAGGTGCAATCGGTGAAGAAGATACCTCGCGCAGAGAATTTTGAGGACCACGACTTTCCCGCACTCCGGGTCCGAATTGGCTCGGCCAAGCGCGGCACAGGTGAAGAGGCCCGGCTGGCGGATGGCAAGGCAAGCCGAGTACTGGATGTGGAGATCAGCTTCCGCGATCAGGTTTACGCCTTCCAGGAGTTGAACCTGCACGGCGCTGGTGTGGCGGTGCGCGCGTTCACCATCCACGAGCTTATCGCCGAAAAGTTCCGGGCGCTGCTTCAGCAACCCGTACGCAAGCGCAACCGGCGACAAGACGTCTACGATATCGCCTTTCTGATTGGTGAGCACGATTTCAGCGGGGCTGACAAAACGGCCATTCTGACCACGCTGATCGAGAAATGCCGTAGCCGTGACACTGCCACCTTCATCACCTATAAATCCGCCTACTTTAGAAACGACCAGACAAGAGGTTCAGGTGATCCATGA
- a CDS encoding WGR domain-containing protein — protein MTMQTYLEKRQPAKNVARFYRMAVMPNLFGEWTLYREWGRIGQGGQVRMEWFADENQAVAALIMLEASKRRRGYWVEPQQLRMFG, from the coding sequence ATGACCATGCAGACCTATCTCGAAAAGCGCCAGCCTGCGAAGAACGTCGCCCGGTTCTACCGGATGGCCGTCATGCCCAACCTGTTCGGTGAGTGGACGCTCTACCGAGAATGGGGACGGATAGGGCAGGGCGGTCAGGTCCGCATGGAGTGGTTTGCGGACGAGAACCAGGCCGTCGCGGCTCTGATCATGTTGGAAGCCTCGAAGCGTCGGCGCGGCTACTGGGTGGAGCCTCAGCAATTAAGGATGTTTGGGTGA
- a CDS encoding tyrosine-type recombinase/integrase: MLAASQTTWNKGRVVGKKPPLTPDQVVLIRLLLRQERALRDLALFNTALDTSFRGSDLVRLRVSDVATPAGVREIVEIRQKKTETRNARPVQARLSSGTRDSLRAYLAASEKPLHGWLFTGQGARWAHTHLSESQLWRLFKSWLEKARLDSSLYGLHSLRRTFPTHIYQQTGNLRAAQLLLGHASIESTKEYIGTEQAEALEIARKYHL; this comes from the coding sequence ATGCTTGCTGCCTCACAGACCACCTGGAACAAGGGCCGCGTGGTGGGCAAGAAACCCCCGCTCACGCCCGACCAGGTCGTGCTGATCCGGCTGCTGTTGCGCCAGGAGCGCGCCTTGCGCGATCTGGCGCTGTTCAACACCGCACTTGATACCAGCTTCCGGGGCTCGGACCTCGTCCGGTTGCGGGTCTCGGATGTGGCCACTCCTGCCGGGGTTCGGGAGATCGTGGAAATCCGCCAGAAGAAAACCGAGACGCGCAATGCGCGCCCGGTCCAGGCGCGGCTGTCCTCGGGCACACGCGATAGCCTGCGCGCCTACCTCGCCGCCTCTGAAAAGCCGCTGCATGGCTGGCTGTTCACCGGGCAGGGGGCAAGGTGGGCGCACACCCATCTCAGCGAAAGCCAGCTCTGGCGTCTGTTCAAATCCTGGCTGGAAAAGGCCCGCCTCGATTCCAGCCTCTATGGCCTGCACTCATTACGCCGGACCTTTCCGACCCATATCTATCAGCAAACCGGCAATCTGCGCGCAGCCCAGCTGCTGCTCGGCCATGCCAGTATTGAGAGCACCAAGGAATACATCGGCACCGAACAGGCCGAAGCTCTGGAAATCGCCCGTAAGTATCATCTCTGA
- a CDS encoding helix-turn-helix domain-containing protein produces MEVMERNAEYIAAQCKYLRKMLGLTQENLADAAGLTVRTIQKVESGRHVPDVQTLRSIARGIGFDVTVFAKPTPEQEKRQQEEIERALKKTALVPTSPIKKANDFYSRNREWHALMINAEAVEADDALELTAAISEWMNDLDGIWGISTASQRLGYATSISQLCQELEGLGYLTHFGHFRQQHMRDKNLAWDVALITFLPKADHDGHRYGLVTLDDPWEVPEQDRPKL; encoded by the coding sequence ATGGAAGTTATGGAACGAAATGCCGAGTATATCGCTGCCCAGTGTAAGTATCTTCGTAAGATGCTTGGGCTGACCCAAGAGAACCTTGCAGATGCTGCCGGGCTAACTGTCCGCACGATCCAAAAGGTGGAGAGCGGACGGCATGTGCCTGACGTTCAGACTTTGCGGAGTATTGCTCGCGGCATTGGGTTCGACGTGACTGTGTTCGCCAAGCCTACACCCGAGCAGGAGAAGCGTCAGCAAGAAGAGATTGAGCGTGCGCTGAAAAAAACTGCCCTCGTGCCCACATCGCCCATTAAGAAGGCGAATGACTTCTACTCCCGTAACCGTGAGTGGCACGCGCTCATGATTAATGCCGAGGCAGTGGAGGCGGACGACGCGCTCGAATTGACAGCGGCAATCTCAGAATGGATGAACGACCTTGACGGGATATGGGGGATCAGCACAGCCAGCCAGCGGCTGGGGTATGCGACCAGCATTTCCCAGTTGTGCCAGGAATTGGAAGGGCTTGGGTATCTCACCCACTTTGGCCATTTTCGTCAGCAGCACATGCGGGACAAAAATCTGGCCTGGGACGTGGCGTTGATCACTTTTTTGCCAAAGGCTGACCATGATGGGCACCGTTACGGCCTCGTCACCCTCGACGATCCCTGGGAGGTTCCCGAACAGGACCGTCCTAAACTGTGA
- a CDS encoding type II toxin-antitoxin system Phd/YefM family antitoxin, with amino-acid sequence MDVMTYSDARAQLKGVMDRAIHDKQEVVVTRKKGESVVVVSLDTWNAVNETLHLLSTPKNASRLRASIAQLDAGTGEERELTE; translated from the coding sequence ATGGATGTTATGACCTACTCAGACGCACGAGCTCAACTGAAGGGCGTCATGGATCGAGCGATCCACGACAAGCAGGAAGTTGTCGTGACGCGCAAGAAGGGCGAGTCCGTTGTGGTCGTGTCCTTGGACACTTGGAACGCCGTCAACGAGACGTTGCACCTCTTGTCCACACCGAAAAACGCATCCCGCTTGCGCGCGTCGATCGCGCAACTCGATGCTGGAACTGGCGAAGAGCGTGAGCTGACCGAGTGA
- a CDS encoding Txe/YoeB family addiction module toxin: MKLVFSDQAWEDYQYWVNTNDKVRDRINDLIKQCKRTPFKGTGKPEPLKGDLTGWWSRRISKEDRMVYRVRGAGDGQSLEIAQLRFHY, translated from the coding sequence GTGAAGCTGGTTTTTTCCGATCAGGCCTGGGAAGACTATCAATACTGGGTCAACACCAACGACAAGGTACGCGACCGGATCAACGATCTGATCAAGCAGTGCAAGCGGACCCCCTTCAAGGGAACCGGCAAGCCGGAACCTTTGAAGGGCGATTTGACCGGCTGGTGGTCACGGCGGATTTCTAAGGAAGATCGAATGGTCTACCGGGTCAGGGGAGCTGGCGATGGCCAAAGCCTAGAGATTGCGCAACTGCGGTTCCATTACTGA
- a CDS encoding ParA family protein, with protein MYVITFANPKGGSGKTTSAMLLAEQIAISGGRVAILDLDPNANILAWAQTREAEGRDVPFTVHARPQAEETVELIDNLSDEADYLIIDLEGSKDQIVTFALSRTDLCIIPLDGSPMEARQAAQAVRLVQTTANMIRAQINYALLFTRTNAAFQTTDERDVRQEMELNNIPTLPVRIAKRAPYTRIFRDGVLLSELPDIVTQEMQGKTASVSDKAMKQVTGAIENARDYAQTVIATLTKEQVA; from the coding sequence ATGTATGTAATCACCTTCGCAAACCCGAAAGGCGGCTCGGGGAAAACTACGTCCGCCATGCTCTTGGCTGAACAGATCGCTATTTCTGGCGGTCGCGTAGCGATTCTCGATCTGGACCCAAACGCCAACATCCTTGCATGGGCCCAGACGCGCGAAGCCGAGGGTAGAGACGTTCCTTTCACAGTTCATGCGCGACCGCAGGCCGAAGAGACGGTCGAGCTCATCGACAACCTATCCGACGAGGCTGACTATCTCATTATCGACCTTGAAGGGTCGAAGGATCAGATCGTCACTTTCGCGCTATCGCGGACAGATTTGTGCATCATCCCGCTCGATGGCTCGCCTATGGAAGCCCGGCAAGCCGCGCAAGCGGTTCGCTTGGTACAAACCACAGCAAACATGATCCGCGCGCAAATCAACTACGCTCTCTTGTTCACTCGCACCAACGCCGCGTTCCAGACCACGGATGAGCGCGACGTGCGGCAAGAAATGGAGCTCAACAACATCCCGACGCTACCCGTTCGGATCGCCAAGCGCGCGCCTTACACCCGCATCTTCCGGGACGGTGTGCTCTTGTCAGAGCTGCCTGACATCGTGACGCAAGAAATGCAGGGCAAAACCGCGTCTGTATCCGACAAGGCCATGAAGCAGGTGACCGGAGCCATCGAGAATGCCCGCGACTACGCACAAACCGTCATTGCAACCCTTACCAAGGAGCAAGTGGCATGA
- a CDS encoding replication initiator protein A produces MPIHILKATNRPSDGRGYSGLRSALARLQGTQVETNIVTGDVEQLDIFSIIDRARIVRETRDGRMQEIEVQLSDWVFNAIQAHEVLTLHRNYFRLRKPLERRIYEIARKHCGSKKEWKISLSALQDKCGSASTSREFKRLVGNIVAQDEAYNHMPDYSVRLDENMVVFVNRHAEKPQALAVPSGAIRLSPDVYQEARKVAPGWDIYTLEQEWREWMSDGGLDAPANPDRAFLGFCRKIFEKRGNP; encoded by the coding sequence ATGCCGATTCACATTCTGAAAGCAACGAACCGGCCATCGGATGGGCGTGGATATAGCGGCCTTCGAAGCGCCCTCGCCCGGCTGCAAGGGACACAGGTTGAGACGAACATCGTGACCGGCGATGTCGAGCAATTGGATATTTTCAGCATCATCGACCGCGCTCGCATCGTACGTGAAACCCGCGATGGTCGGATGCAGGAGATCGAGGTGCAGCTCTCAGATTGGGTGTTCAACGCGATCCAAGCGCATGAAGTTTTGACCCTCCACCGGAACTATTTCCGGCTGCGTAAGCCATTAGAGCGGCGCATCTATGAGATCGCTCGCAAGCACTGTGGCTCGAAGAAAGAGTGGAAAATCAGTCTTTCTGCTTTGCAAGACAAGTGCGGATCGGCTTCGACCTCTCGCGAGTTTAAGCGGCTGGTCGGCAACATTGTCGCTCAAGATGAGGCGTACAATCATATGCCGGACTATTCAGTCCGGTTAGACGAAAACATGGTCGTATTTGTAAACCGTCACGCGGAAAAGCCGCAAGCTCTGGCGGTTCCATCCGGGGCGATCCGTTTGAGCCCTGACGTTTATCAGGAAGCCCGTAAGGTTGCGCCGGGATGGGATATCTACACGCTAGAGCAAGAATGGCGCGAATGGATGTCCGACGGTGGCCTCGATGCACCGGCCAACCCGGACAGGGCATTCTTAGGGTTCTGCCGGAAAATCTTTGAGAAACGCGGCAACCCTTAG